A DNA window from Bdellovibrio sp. BCCA contains the following coding sequences:
- the murD gene encoding UDP-N-acetylmuramoyl-L-alanine--D-glutamate ligase — MKKKWANLPPKNMIVQMNEFIKNLKTPIAIVGMGKSGEAAKRLLLNLGVAPQSVLTFDGKLETADFNDPEALMTQAKPQTLVVSPGVPLTSAWIQGAKNKGAKITSEISLACSCLTTEKLMGVTGSVGKSTTVSLLGAGLEAFSKTGFVGGNLGIPFSAYAADVVEGKRPRADWIVLELSSYQLENCENLKLDYSAITYFTSNHLERYDNLEHYYRTKWNILSLTKNAMLLNSEGGDLVEYFKMNHHEQVKVVSKKDPSLANLHLEKAQLIGQHNQDNLALASSLALAAGWPSSAIEGMKSFKGLVHRLENVGTFKGVRFINDSKATAMDSVLIAATAAYDTLTNSGKLFLLLGGRDKNLPWQDLIPLKNFKGVEFVFFGECREIAQKKSLLPGESFAKLGEALDFVFGNVKTHDTVLLSPGGTSLDEFKSFEDRGNFFKKKVEDFAK, encoded by the coding sequence GTGAAAAAGAAGTGGGCAAATCTGCCTCCCAAGAATATGATCGTGCAGATGAACGAATTTATCAAGAACCTGAAGACTCCAATTGCAATTGTCGGTATGGGAAAAAGCGGTGAAGCTGCGAAACGCCTTCTTTTAAACTTAGGCGTCGCCCCTCAATCGGTACTCACATTTGATGGCAAACTGGAGACAGCGGACTTTAATGACCCCGAAGCTCTTATGACTCAGGCGAAACCGCAAACATTGGTGGTTTCTCCGGGTGTTCCACTGACGTCAGCATGGATTCAGGGAGCAAAAAACAAAGGAGCTAAGATCACGAGCGAGATTTCTTTAGCTTGCTCATGTTTGACGACAGAAAAGCTTATGGGCGTCACAGGCTCCGTCGGAAAAAGTACAACAGTCTCACTTTTGGGTGCGGGCCTTGAGGCTTTTTCTAAAACGGGTTTTGTCGGTGGGAACCTAGGCATTCCTTTTTCGGCGTACGCTGCCGACGTTGTTGAGGGAAAACGTCCTCGCGCGGACTGGATCGTATTGGAACTTTCCAGTTACCAGTTAGAAAACTGCGAGAACCTAAAACTTGATTATTCTGCGATCACTTATTTTACCTCCAATCATCTTGAGCGCTACGACAATCTAGAGCACTACTATCGCACGAAATGGAATATTCTTTCTCTCACTAAAAATGCGATGCTTTTAAACAGTGAAGGTGGTGATTTGGTTGAGTACTTTAAAATGAATCATCATGAGCAAGTGAAGGTGGTTTCAAAAAAAGATCCTTCTCTTGCAAATCTTCATTTGGAGAAAGCACAGCTTATTGGTCAACATAATCAAGACAACCTTGCTCTGGCGTCGTCGCTGGCGCTGGCAGCAGGCTGGCCTTCTTCAGCAATTGAAGGCATGAAGTCTTTTAAGGGACTTGTACATCGTCTTGAAAATGTCGGTACATTTAAGGGCGTTCGTTTTATTAACGACAGCAAAGCCACCGCAATGGACAGCGTGCTTATTGCGGCTACCGCGGCTTACGATACACTTACGAACTCAGGAAAATTATTTTTGCTTTTAGGCGGCCGAGATAAAAATCTTCCGTGGCAAGATTTAATTCCGCTGAAAAACTTCAAAGGTGTGGAGTTTGTTTTCTTTGGTGAGTGCCGTGAGATCGCGCAAAAGAAATCTCTTTTACCCGGAGAGTCCTTTGCGAAGCTGGGTGAAGCCTTGGATTTCGTTTTTGGAAATGTAAAAACTCACGACACCGTTTTACTCAGTCCCGGCGGAACAAGCCTTGACGAATTTAAATCATTTGAAGATCGCGGAAATTTCTTTAAGAAAAAAGTCGAAGACTTCGCGAAATAA